In bacterium (Candidatus Blackallbacteria) CG13_big_fil_rev_8_21_14_2_50_49_14, the following are encoded in one genomic region:
- a CDS encoding DNA polymerase I — MVQIKYTGVFTPNNHGFLAHDCFLGLFSHEALFEPSRKISRYSERSVLVGRCLDQDWIFPSMNAHPLFFLLDGHAISYRAYFGMMKQGKPLRTRAGLPTGAVFGFTRILFELIRSYQPHLLAVCFDRPDPTHRHAQYDQYKIHRQPPPDDLILQFPYIEKMVQGLGIPVFFQPGYEADDMIGSLALQAAAQDFQVRIVTGDRDLFQLVNEKIQVLLPGKNPGEFREYTPEKVCEDYGYTPEQVIDYKALAGDTSDNIPGVRGIGEKSALKLLQKHGTLEEIYAQLDTVDSKFQAKLREGRDSAFMSQTLARIDTQAPVLFQVEECELSQPRLPELTALLQELEFNSIQRELPEIFKFFKESEGDIAQVESERKKLEPEVKILTTLAEVESLAQTLSQSLFAFDTETTGLTCLNTGLVGISFAQGEKPLENGTCWYLPVGHALTLENQNMLPQAATLELLKPVFENPNFPKVAHNAKFDMNVLSQFGIQVRGLADDTMVMDYVLQPDSRHGLKELSQSYLGLEMQPIEDLIGTGRKQITMDQVAIADAARYAGADSLACLALQKMLIEKLASDGNFKLYREIDAPLVQVLAQIEQNGVKLDTAFLTQLSQRLDFQLRELEREIYAMAGESFNLNSPKQMSVILFENLQLPVKGLKKNKTGSFSTDVSTLEKLKLYHPVIDKILEYRQLTKLKSTYVDTLPALVNSRTGRLHTTYHQAVVATGRLSSTDPNLQNIPIRTELGREIRRAFVATDAEHCLVSCDYSQIELRLLAHYSEDARFMEAFHADRDIHSQTAMDIFGLSALEDVSSEMRRIAKTTNFGIVYGQTVYGLANTLNIPNKEAARIIDQFKLRYPGVESYMHKTLEFAREKGYVETLFGRRRPLADIHHPTRNLREFAERIAINSPLQGTASDLIKLAMIRIQNWIDREQLPISILLQVHDELLFEIPLAVYEQVIPQIRAQMEEVWPLKVPLKVDIHAGANWMEAK; from the coding sequence ATGGTTCAGATCAAGTATACTGGTGTATTCACCCCGAACAATCATGGTTTTTTAGCGCATGATTGTTTTCTTGGATTGTTTTCACACGAAGCTCTGTTTGAGCCCTCGCGAAAGATTTCACGATATTCTGAAAGGAGCGTTTTGGTCGGGCGATGCCTAGACCAAGACTGGATTTTTCCAAGCATGAATGCACACCCCCTCTTTTTTCTTCTGGATGGTCATGCGATTAGTTACCGTGCCTATTTTGGCATGATGAAGCAAGGAAAACCCCTGCGAACCCGTGCGGGTCTTCCCACCGGTGCTGTTTTTGGCTTTACCCGTATTTTGTTTGAACTGATACGTTCTTACCAACCCCATTTGCTCGCCGTCTGTTTTGATCGACCCGATCCGACCCACCGCCATGCCCAATACGATCAATACAAAATTCACCGCCAACCGCCGCCTGATGACCTGATCCTTCAGTTTCCCTATATTGAGAAAATGGTTCAAGGCTTGGGAATTCCCGTTTTTTTTCAGCCGGGTTATGAGGCCGATGATATGATTGGTTCTTTGGCGCTTCAAGCTGCCGCCCAGGATTTTCAGGTCAGAATCGTGACCGGCGACCGTGACTTGTTTCAATTGGTGAATGAAAAAATTCAAGTGCTTCTGCCGGGTAAAAATCCGGGTGAATTTCGGGAATATACCCCTGAAAAAGTATGTGAAGACTATGGCTATACCCCTGAACAGGTGATTGACTATAAAGCGCTGGCAGGGGATACCTCAGACAATATTCCCGGTGTGCGTGGGATTGGCGAGAAATCTGCGCTTAAACTGCTTCAGAAACATGGCACCCTCGAAGAGATCTACGCCCAGTTAGATACGGTCGACAGCAAATTCCAAGCCAAGCTGCGCGAAGGGCGAGACAGCGCTTTTATGAGCCAGACCCTGGCCCGAATAGATACCCAGGCGCCCGTTTTGTTTCAGGTTGAAGAATGCGAACTTTCGCAGCCCCGTTTGCCTGAATTGACCGCCCTTTTGCAAGAACTTGAATTTAACAGTATTCAACGTGAATTGCCTGAAATTTTTAAATTTTTTAAAGAGTCTGAGGGCGATATTGCCCAGGTAGAATCTGAACGCAAAAAGCTTGAGCCCGAAGTCAAAATTCTCACCACTTTGGCTGAAGTGGAAAGTCTGGCACAAACACTGTCACAATCGCTTTTTGCCTTTGATACCGAAACCACAGGCTTGACCTGTTTGAATACCGGTCTGGTAGGCATTTCCTTTGCCCAGGGCGAAAAACCGCTTGAAAATGGAACCTGTTGGTATTTGCCTGTTGGGCATGCGTTGACGCTTGAGAATCAGAATATGCTGCCCCAGGCTGCAACACTGGAACTGCTCAAGCCTGTTTTTGAAAATCCAAATTTTCCCAAGGTGGCGCACAATGCCAAGTTTGACATGAATGTCTTGAGCCAGTTCGGAATTCAGGTTCGCGGCCTGGCAGATGATACGATGGTCATGGATTATGTGCTTCAGCCCGACAGTCGGCATGGACTGAAGGAGTTGTCTCAAAGTTATCTGGGGCTTGAGATGCAACCGATCGAAGATCTGATTGGGACGGGCCGGAAACAAATCACCATGGATCAGGTGGCGATTGCCGATGCTGCCCGTTATGCCGGTGCAGATTCCTTGGCCTGTCTGGCCTTGCAAAAAATGCTGATTGAAAAATTGGCAAGTGATGGGAATTTTAAACTTTACCGTGAGATTGATGCGCCCTTGGTTCAGGTTTTGGCTCAGATTGAACAAAATGGCGTGAAATTGGATACTGCATTTTTGACGCAGCTTTCACAGCGTTTGGATTTTCAATTGCGGGAGCTTGAACGGGAAATTTATGCCATGGCAGGAGAGTCTTTTAATCTCAATTCTCCTAAACAAATGAGCGTGATTTTATTTGAAAATCTTCAGTTGCCCGTTAAAGGTTTAAAAAAGAACAAGACAGGCTCTTTTTCAACCGATGTCAGCACGCTTGAGAAATTAAAGCTCTATCACCCGGTGATTGATAAGATTTTGGAATACCGACAATTGACCAAGTTGAAATCGACCTATGTGGATACCTTGCCTGCCCTTGTCAATTCCAGAACCGGACGCTTACATACGACTTACCACCAGGCTGTGGTGGCAACAGGCCGTCTTTCCTCAACAGACCCCAATCTTCAGAATATTCCGATTCGCACTGAACTGGGGCGTGAAATTCGCAGGGCCTTTGTGGCAACAGATGCTGAACACTGTTTGGTCAGTTGCGATTATTCGCAGATTGAACTGCGTCTTCTGGCGCATTACTCTGAAGATGCCCGTTTTATGGAGGCCTTTCACGCCGATCGGGATATTCACTCTCAAACCGCCATGGATATTTTTGGACTCTCGGCACTTGAAGACGTCAGCTCTGAAATGCGCCGGATTGCCAAAACAACCAATTTTGGCATTGTCTATGGGCAAACCGTGTATGGCCTGGCCAATACCCTGAATATTCCCAATAAGGAAGCCGCTCGAATCATAGACCAATTTAAACTGCGCTATCCTGGCGTTGAAAGTTATATGCACAAGACGCTTGAGTTTGCGCGTGAGAAGGGCTATGTTGAAACACTTTTTGGCCGCAGACGGCCGCTTGCGGATATTCATCATCCCACCCGCAATCTGCGCGAATTTGCCGAGCGAATCGCGATCAATTCTCCGCTTCAGGGAACGGCTTCTGATCTGATTAAACTGGCGATGATCCGCATTCAAAATTGGATTGATCGTGAGCAACTTCCGATTTCAATTTTATTGCAGGTGCACGATGAATTGTTATTTGAAATTCCCTTGGCTGTTTATGAGCAGGTCATTCCGCAAATTCGTGCCCAAATGGAAGAGGTCTGGCCTTTAAAAGTTCCCTTGAAGGTGGATATCCATGCCGGTGCAAACTGGATGGAAGCCAAATAG
- a CDS encoding ATPase: protein METMKIQGVELLLSQATTMNLSWVGNQEVKRQLEAAWLILSNQDLPMSPRIIGKPGIGKTTLAYCVAQEMADEVYIFQCTVDTRPEDLLITPVIAENQKIRYHASPLVTAMLRGGICILDEGNRMGEKSWASLAPLLDMRRYVESIIAGIKIPAHPEFRLAVTMNEDASTFDVPDYIQSRLQPQIEVGFPSRDEEMAILESNLPEAPTDVLTVISEFLQRSHQQNKPYTTRDGVNMARYALKLLHLGQISQTEAIQQAVVQTLDAAALSFFLEKKAEANESVINRLQEILLLGSPLASSQEDFSPLDEFDDDVDLADFADEEDDLEES from the coding sequence ATGGAAACCATGAAGATTCAGGGAGTCGAATTACTGCTCTCCCAAGCAACCACCATGAACCTGAGCTGGGTGGGAAATCAAGAAGTAAAACGCCAATTGGAAGCTGCCTGGCTCATTCTTTCGAACCAGGATTTGCCCATGAGTCCCCGAATTATTGGGAAACCGGGAATTGGCAAAACCACGCTGGCCTACTGTGTGGCCCAGGAAATGGCTGATGAAGTTTATATTTTTCAGTGCACAGTGGATACCCGGCCTGAAGATCTGTTGATTACCCCTGTGATTGCAGAAAACCAAAAGATTCGTTACCATGCCAGCCCTTTGGTAACTGCCATGTTACGGGGCGGGATCTGCATTTTGGATGAAGGCAATCGTATGGGGGAAAAGTCCTGGGCTTCCCTGGCCCCCTTGCTGGACATGCGCCGCTATGTGGAGAGTATTATTGCAGGCATTAAAATTCCTGCGCATCCGGAATTTCGTCTGGCTGTGACCATGAATGAGGATGCGAGCACCTTTGATGTGCCTGATTATATCCAATCCCGACTTCAACCCCAGATCGAAGTGGGTTTTCCCTCTCGCGATGAAGAAATGGCGATCCTGGAATCGAACTTGCCTGAAGCGCCCACCGATGTGCTGACGGTCATCAGTGAGTTTTTGCAGCGTTCTCATCAACAAAACAAACCCTATACCACCCGCGATGGGGTCAATATGGCCCGCTATGCGCTCAAGCTTTTGCACTTGGGTCAAATTTCTCAAACAGAAGCGATTCAGCAGGCTGTCGTACAAACCTTGGATGCCGCCGCACTTTCCTTTTTTCTTGAAAAAAAAGCAGAAGCCAACGAATCGGTGATCAACCGCTTGCAGGAAATTTTGCTTTTGGGGTCTCCGCTGGCTTCTAGCCAAGAGGATTTTTCCCCGCTCGATGAATTTGATGATGATGTTGACCTCGCGGATTTTGCCGACGAGGAAGATGATCTTGAAGAGAGCTGA
- a CDS encoding hydroxymethylglutaryl-CoA lyase, protein MSYPEKVLIYEVGPRDGLQNEAKLLSTETKLGLISGLVQSGLREIEIGSFVRPDRIPPLADTDPLARALPLTPGVHYSALVPNAKGLERAISAGLRKVAIFMSATESHNQSNTNRSTAEALQLYREVAKEALAQGIQVRAYLSTVFGCPYEGKVEVEQVLPLLEALLEMGVYQISLGDTIGISNPRAMEEMLSAILARYSLQSFALHLHDTRGTALANALIGLQMGFTTFDSAIGGLGGCPYAPGASGNLATEDLVYMLQEMGIETGVHLGKLVAVNHYLQKNLGKKLNSKYVQTIPFSVSEANS, encoded by the coding sequence ATGAGCTATCCTGAAAAGGTTCTGATTTATGAAGTGGGGCCACGTGATGGCCTACAAAATGAAGCCAAATTACTTTCAACCGAAACCAAACTGGGCTTGATCTCTGGCCTGGTTCAGAGTGGTCTGCGTGAGATTGAAATCGGTTCCTTTGTTCGGCCTGACCGTATTCCCCCCTTGGCAGATACCGATCCCCTGGCCCGTGCACTGCCGCTTACGCCGGGCGTCCATTATTCGGCTTTGGTTCCCAATGCGAAGGGCTTAGAGCGGGCTATTTCTGCAGGGCTTCGCAAGGTTGCCATTTTTATGTCAGCGACCGAAAGTCACAATCAAAGCAATACCAACCGCAGTACCGCAGAAGCCCTGCAGCTTTACCGTGAGGTTGCCAAAGAGGCGCTGGCCCAGGGTATTCAGGTAAGGGCCTATTTATCGACGGTATTCGGCTGCCCTTACGAGGGCAAAGTGGAGGTTGAACAGGTTTTGCCCTTGCTTGAAGCGCTACTCGAAATGGGCGTTTATCAAATATCTTTGGGCGATACGATTGGCATTTCCAATCCTCGGGCCATGGAAGAAATGCTTTCGGCTATTCTTGCACGCTATTCCCTTCAGAGTTTTGCTTTGCATTTACACGATACACGCGGCACGGCTTTAGCAAACGCTTTGATTGGCTTGCAGATGGGTTTTACGACCTTTGATTCCGCGATCGGAGGATTGGGGGGGTGCCCCTATGCACCGGGAGCTTCGGGCAATCTGGCGACAGAGGATTTGGTCTATATGCTCCAGGAAATGGGGATTGAAACGGGGGTGCATTTGGGTAAACTGGTCGCAGTGAATCATTATTTACAAAAGAATTTGGGCAAAAAACTCAACAGCAAGTATGTCCAAACCATTCCATTTTCTGTTTCTGAGGCAAATTCATGA